DNA from Nitrospirota bacterium:
ACTGCGTCGAAAGAGCCCGCGTCAAGCAGCCGCAGACCTTCTTCGCCGCTCGCCGCGGCCTTGACCGAGTATCCCGCCTCGGCCAGGCTGAACTCCATGACCCGTCGCAAGCTGTCGTCATCGTCTATCAGGAGAATTGTGGTCTTTTTCATTAATCCAGCCTTCAGTCGGCAGCGCCTACGCTGCCCGCTTCGCCCTGTGGTCGTTCCGTTCGCATTTCAGTGTCAGAGAAGAACCGTCTCACGACAGGGTCCCCGGAACCGCGGCAGGCACCTCTCTTTTCACACCGGAATCCTCACCAGGAACGTCGTCCCCCTGCCCGGCTCGCTCGCCACGTCTATTGTTCCCCGGTGGTTCTCAATGATCCGGTACGTGATCGCGAGGCCCAGGCCGGTCCCGTTCTTCTTGGTCGTGAAGAAGGGGCTGAAGAGCTTCTTCCGGTTCTCCTCGGATATGCCGGTTCCCGTGTCCGTGACCCTGACCTCGACGGCGCCGGCCGAGAGGCTGCTCGAGACGGTCAGCACGCCTCCATCCGGCATAGCCTGGATCGCGTTCAGGATGAGGTTCAGGATGGCCTGCTTCAACAGGCCCGCATCGAGGTTTCTCTCCCCGATGGAAGGATCGAGCTTTTTTTGAACCTGCACGCGTGCTTTCCGTGCCTCCTGGGCAGTGAGCGTGAGAACGGATTCGATGGCTTCATTCAGGTCGACGAAATGGAACTCCGGGTTTTTGGGCTTGGCGAACCCGAGAAACTCCTGGACGATCTGGTTCAACCGGTCCGATTCCTTCAGCAGGATCTGGATGAATTCGTATTTCGCCTCCTCCGGCGAATAGTCGTCCTTGATGATCTCCACGGCTCCCTTGATGGAACCGAGGGGGTTGCGGATCTCGTGGGCCATGCCCGCGGACAGCTCTCCCAGCGCCGACAGCCGGTCCGCCCTCCGGAGCTGTTCCTCGGTCTGGAACAGGATGTCCGTCTGCTCCTTGAGCTTCCGGTGGGAATCGTCGAGCCTGCCGATGGCCTCCTCGTAGCGCAGTCGCTGGTTCCGCTCCATCTGGCTCAGGACTCCGGTCACGCCGCCGATGAACAGGTACAGGAACAGCTCAACGTAGTTGTAAATATCGAGGAAGGGATCATGCCAGTGCAGGAACAGATGGGGCGAGAACAGGACGCAGGATGTAATGGAGACGATCACGCCTCCCTTGATGCCGTACCAGTAAGCGGCCAGGATGATCGGCAGAATGTACAGGTGTCCGAGCAGTCCATGCAGCATGCCCGCCTGAACGCCCCCTGCCAGAAAGTGGAACGTGGTGATCAGCCCGAGCATTGCTGCGAGCACGATCGTTTTGATCCCCCGGATACGTTTATTGAACAGTGCGATCATAATAAACGACAGATGCCTTCGATGAGTTCATCCATCGTTCTTCATCTCTCGATCCTCGTCGCTCTTCCCTGCTGAATCCGTATGTTACCGAGCGTCCAGATTGAAGGTCGCCAAGGATGCCGGCTTGCCCGGGCGGGTCACCGACACTTCAGCCTTCCATCCGCCCTCCATTGCGATATTGGCCGTAAAAGAGTAGGCATCACCCTTGGATACGGCCTGGGTGTTGAATTCCATGGGAGCCATTCCCGGCATGGGAGGCATGTAATAGCGCACGTTCACAATCGCGTCGGTCACGGGTTTGCCCGACTGATCAACCGCCTTGATGGTGATCGTATTGTCGCCCTTGACGAGCGGATATTGGCTGGCCGTGAGGGTCATCTTCACATCACCTGCCGTTGCCTGACGCTCATAGCCTTTGGTGCAGGCAGAGAGCACTGCGACCAGCAGGAAAATCACGACTGCAGAGAAGGTTTTTTTCACTCTGAGGCTCCTCGGTCACGGGATTTTTAATTTTAGCCAATCTAAACCAATAACTCAGGTTTGTCAAGAAATGACGGTTTTTGACGGCCCCTCTGCAAAAACAAGCCTTCGTATGAATGCTCTTAACTTCACGAGCCTCTCGATGATCCACTCAAAATGGCCGGGAAGGAATCAGGGCCTTCTATCCTGCTATGTAGACACCGGGATTTGCCGTATCCACGACCACGGCCCATGCCCAGTCTCTTCTCCACTGATAGCCTGCGTTAAAATCCTGGGGTAACACCTGAGGAATATTGCCGTTCCTAATACCTTTGTTCGCGTTGTTTTTCAACAGCTTTTATAGAACAATACTGCCCTTGAGCCTGACGCGAGACAGGCATGCCATCATGCGCCTCCTGGGTTAGTCATTGATTATGCTTGACACTATGGGGAAAATCTGATAAATTTAACCATTCTAAAAACGGAAAGGGGGTGAAAATCAATGAAGAAGATTATCGCGCTTTTCACGGCAATGGCATTTGCTCTGACCCTCGGCGTTGCTTTCGCAGAGGAGAAGGCAGCCCCGGCTGGCGAGATGAAGGACATGAAGAAGGAAGAGAAGGCGCCGGCAAAGAAGAAGAAGTCAGCTAAGAAAGAGAAGAAGAAGAAGGCCGACAAGAAGACCGAAATGAAGAAGGACGAAATGGCTCCGGCAGCAAAGTAAGTTACCTATACCGCTAATTCATTATACCGAGCGGAAAAAAGGTTTCTTGAGTGACTTTAAGCAGGCGGTTCAAAACCGCCTGCTTTTTTTATTCCCCTCCGACCTTTCCTTGATTCACTTATTGTCAATCCCACCACAGGAACAGCCTTTTCGTCTTCTGGATGTCCCGGGCAAGGTCGGCCGTGCTCCCCGGGCCCTGGTCCACGGCGTCGGGGCAGAAATCATACACTTCCTCGGCGAAAGCCTTCAGGTCCTGCGGCAGCGTTTTGAACTCGATCTCGACCCAGTCGTTATCCGCGCCGATGACTTCGAAGGGAGCGGTCTTGCCCCATTCAGTGAGCCGGTCGATCACGTCCTGGTTTGAAATGTCGTACTGGTCCCCGTCGGTGTGCATGATCCGCAGGATCTCAAGCTGATCGGTCCCCTTGAGCACGCCGATCTTGTCCGTCCTGGTATTTGCATTCATCTCGATGACGAAAGCCATGTATTTTATCGGCGCGAGCCTCTTTTTCAGGGACTCAAGGACCACGTCCGTCTTGTCATTCGGAACGGATAGGTACACCCCGTCAACGATGACCTGGAAATCATTTGCATCATAGCCGGACATCCGGTGGATTTCCCCGCCTCCCGATTCCTCCTGCATGATGGCCAGCACCTGTCGGTCGAAATTTACAGCCTTTGCGACCATTTCGGCATGCGGGGAAAGGACGACCGGCTGATTCCATGCAGCGAGCAGTGATGCGGCCAAAATCAGAGCGAAAATCAGCAGCAGCCTGGATCGCATTACCATATTCACCAACCCCTCCGTACCGTCTTCATCACTTCCCTGGAGAGAAGCGCTCTGCAAAGGCCAGCTATTTTACCATATTCGAAAAATCAAAAACAATAAAATTCAGGCTTCCCGCGCCTGGACGCGGGCCTCTCGACTCCTCCATGGTCAGCACGAAGACGGCTATAATATAAGGAAGCGGGAACACGCGCAGGGAGGCTTATGATCAAAACCATTCTCTTTGACTTCGGAGGAGTCCTGGCTGAAGAAGGCTTCCGGGAAGGGCTCGAGGAGATTGCCAGGAAGAACGGGGTCGATCCCGTGACCTTCTTCTCGCTCGCCGATGCGCTGATCGATGAGACGGGATATCTCATCGGGCGCGCCGGAGAGGCGGAGTACTGGAAGAGCGTCAGGGAGCGGGCGGGCGTACGCGGGACGGACCATGAACTTCGCGAGGAGATACTCAAGCGCTTCGTTCTCCGGCAGCCGATGCTCGCCTGCGTCGATCTTCTGCGGTCCTGCGGTCTTTCCGTGGCCATGCTGAGCGATCAGACGAACTGGCTCGAAGAGATCGACCGCGACAGCGGTCTCTTCTCACATTTCGACCGTGTCTTCAACTCGTTCCGGATTCACCGGAGCAAACGGGAGGCTTCAACATTCCAGTACGTTTGCAGCGAGCTCGGCGTC
Protein-coding regions in this window:
- a CDS encoding ATP-binding protein; amino-acid sequence: MIALFNKRIRGIKTIVLAAMLGLITTFHFLAGGVQAGMLHGLLGHLYILPIILAAYWYGIKGGVIVSITSCVLFSPHLFLHWHDPFLDIYNYVELFLYLFIGGVTGVLSQMERNQRLRYEEAIGRLDDSHRKLKEQTDILFQTEEQLRRADRLSALGELSAGMAHEIRNPLGSIKGAVEIIKDDYSPEEAKYEFIQILLKESDRLNQIVQEFLGFAKPKNPEFHFVDLNEAIESVLTLTAQEARKARVQVQKKLDPSIGERNLDAGLLKQAILNLILNAIQAMPDGGVLTVSSSLSAGAVEVRVTDTGTGISEENRKKLFSPFFTTKKNGTGLGLAITYRIIENHRGTIDVASEPGRGTTFLVRIPV
- a CDS encoding FixH family protein codes for the protein MKKTFSAVVIFLLVAVLSACTKGYERQATAGDVKMTLTASQYPLVKGDNTITIKAVDQSGKPVTDAIVNVRYYMPPMPGMAPMEFNTQAVSKGDAYSFTANIAMEGGWKAEVSVTRPGKPASLATFNLDAR
- a CDS encoding DUF4253 domain-containing protein: MVMRSRLLLIFALILAASLLAAWNQPVVLSPHAEMVAKAVNFDRQVLAIMQEESGGGEIHRMSGYDANDFQVIVDGVYLSVPNDKTDVVLESLKKRLAPIKYMAFVIEMNANTRTDKIGVLKGTDQLEILRIMHTDGDQYDISNQDVIDRLTEWGKTAPFEVIGADNDWVEIEFKTLPQDLKAFAEEVYDFCPDAVDQGPGSTADLARDIQKTKRLFLWWD
- a CDS encoding HAD family phosphatase; the encoded protein is MIKTILFDFGGVLAEEGFREGLEEIARKNGVDPVTFFSLADALIDETGYLIGRAGEAEYWKSVRERAGVRGTDHELREEILKRFVLRQPMLACVDLLRSCGLSVAMLSDQTNWLEEIDRDSGLFSHFDRVFNSFRIHRSKREASTFQYVCSELGVKPEEILFIDDNKEHIGRARGIGMQTILFTTAEDFERQIRELMDCRCTP